Genomic DNA from Plasmodium chabaudi chabaudi strain AS genome assembly, chromosome: 1:
TAAAATGCTTTTAATCggtataaataaatcaaaacgTTTACACACTATATTTCACACATttaggaaaataaatacacaccatttatttttaaatattatatttaaaataaaaattattttatattgattataaataagattcaatatattatacaaaataatagaatacataaatatattaatgataCACAAGTAATGAGACATAACGAACattttaacaatttaaatacaatatatattatttgttagttctttatatgtgtatagtatataatatttgaaagttttttattaaaaaaaatagtagtGTCATGCACAtgttgtattatatataaattagtaAAACATGACTCaaagaaatgaaaattaagATGTTTAGCTAGTTgccataaaatatgtatagtATGATTTTAGTGGTActactttattattattttatatgaaataaaagttaagaataatatgtttaacGAAAGATAATTGCCATGTAAAGAGATTAAGTATATACACCACATATTGtatgcaatatatataaataatatcatCTCCCAATTTCCTAATTATAACAGAATTTCGTTATAATGTCTAAGCAAGTggtatatatcatttttcttatattattCGGATGCTACGTTGgctataaattatattaattttcattttagtagcatttatattaatacattctttctttaattcgtaaaatatatttgtagtGTGAAGCAATTAAGGAGATCGATGAGAATGTTATCTTTAATTCGGTATCTGAAAAGTATGAATTTAAGGATAAAATGTATGGAGCATATTGTGCTCCCAATAGAAAGGGGGGAAAAGGAGAATGTGATAGTAATGGAAAAATTCTTGGATCTGCTTTTATATCACTGCTAGAAATTCTTGATGGCGTTGATGATTATGaggaaaaattaaaaaatgataggCTTTCTGAATATGCTATTTTATGGttatgttataaaaataatcaaaatcCGAATAGATTAATTGGAGTAGatgatatttataacaTGCTTACACGAAATCCTTGGTTTGGAAAGTATTATGATTccataaaagaaaaaagaggtatgatgaaaatttatttttcatatttgaACAAACTTTATGCGTTACTTAAAGGAATATGTGATgcaattaataaatgtgaTTACCCTTCAAACGCCGATGaatgcataaaatatgcTAATAAATGTGCTAACCTGTATCAAGAATATGCTAAGACTGGCCCTAGGTATCATGAGTATTGTAATCCATATTGTAATGTATTgtcaaatttaaaaagtgattatgataaatttagagaaactaataataataaaaatgatctTCCAGAATTGAAGCTGCTAGATGGAGGGGAAAGCTGTGAGAGTTTTTGCAAAAGTAAAAGACAAAAATTGAATGCTGAGAAAGCGAAACCTGAAGATTCAAAAATTGTTACATCTCCCACAAATAGTTTATCTGGTCAACCATCCGATATATTACCTGGTAATCAAGGATATTCATTGTCTAGAAAAGATGGTGAGAAGAATGAATATGATTCTACAACCGATAAATCAGTAAAATTTATGGAGAAATTGAAAGATTCATTAGATGGATATCCAATTATATCGGGGGATCAACGAAATTTAAGAAATAGCTTGCAAGGTTTAGAGGGTGGCTCAAATGGGCAATATACTGAATTAAATAGCAATAATGGATTCGAAACTGTAGGTGGAATAAGCCCCATAACGAAGATATCACATGGTAATGTGAAGAAGATAATCGGCCTAACACAGGGATTGAAAGGTAAAGAAGGTAATTTATATGGTCAATCTGATGGATTAAGCGGTCGAACATATCGATTGTCAGGTTTAAGTGGTGATGTTTATGGTCAATCTGATGGATTAAGCGGTCAAACATATCGATTGCCAGATTTAGAGGGGGATTCAAATTGGCAAGATAGTGAATCAAATAGCCATAGTGGATTAAACACTATAGGTGGAATAAGCCCCCAAATGGTGGCGTTAAATGACCATATGGAGGATTTTCCAGGTGAAGAAGATGAATCCTTAAATACAAAGCATGTTT
This window encodes:
- a CDS encoding CIR protein, yielding MSKQVCEAIKEIDENVIFNSVSEKYEFKDKMYGAYCAPNRKGGKGECDSNGKILGSAFISLLEILDGVDDYEEKLKNDRLSEYAILWLCYKNNQNPNRLIGVDDIYNMLTRNPWFGKYYDSIKEKRGMMKIYFSYLNKLYALLKGICDAINKCDYPSNADECIKYANKCANLYQEYAKTGPRYHEYCNPYCNVLSNLKSDYDKFRETNNNKNDLPELKLLDGGESCESFCKSKRQKLNAEKAKPEDSKIVTSPTNSLSGQPSDILPGNQGYSLSRKDGEKNEYDSTTDKSVKFMEKLKDSLDGYPIISGDQRNLRNSLQGLEGGSNGQYTELNSNNGFETVGGISPITKISHGNVKKIIGLTQGLKGKEGNLYGQSDGLSGRTYRLSGLSGDVYGQSDGLSGQTYRLPDLEGDSNWQDSESNSHSGLNTIGGISPQMVALNDHMEDFPGEEDESLNTKHVFMPLKNESQNNLTTLEDGIKPPRKIKTLYFDNPLGYSKSNINDITIQVLNPIFNRNIIIYIVAGFISILIIFGISYKINNKIIIKYKIEKIAKDEKGYKFV